GAAATCAAAAGCGTAAATTTGAAATGGGTGAAGGCGAATAAAAGACATTTTGACAAAAACGCTCCTAAAGCCATGCATTAATAATTGGAGTTTTGGGCTTATTAATCATAGAATAATTAATGAACAGGTAAAGGGACACTTAATAACTACTGGGCCTTAGATATCCAAGCTATGACTGAGCTCACGTTGGAAGGTCAGGCCGTAACTCCATCAAAGCCCAATACACAGATCTATCCTCCAGTACATAGCCCTAGCCTCGCTCGGACAAGCCGAACAGGGCAGAACTTAGGCCCAAGTGAAGGAGGTCTAGCCCAATTGACTTGATGGATCCGCGGGGCAACAGACTCCTAGACATCCAAGATCATATAAACATGACTTCAGAGGGAATTAAATGATCGTTTGATGATGAAAAATATATAGCACGTCTGATCCAACGTGACAATGACAAGATGTACAGATACATAATGTATGATTACACaaggataaaaagaaaaaaaataaaagaagtatGGCAGAAACCAACCAAACAAAATTTACAAAAGATATACAAATCTCAGAATATCACTttataacaaaaatattaaGTTAATTAGATAAGACTACCACGCAACATAATTCTTCTTATTAAGtattgttttttatttatatattcactTAAATTAATCTCTCATAAATTTAAATACCAATCCCGATATATTCTAATTAATAGGAAGTCAATTTCctctggattttttttttctaaatctgCCACCTATAGAACTAATGGATGGGGAGAAAAGCAGCCAGAATAAATGCAACATTATTGAGGGGTGATTTCACCTACCATAGCAGGGTGAGGAATTTACTCTAAGTCGAAACCCTAGCTATATATCGTCAATTACAATATCCAATTAACAGATGGACTCTTTTAATTCTCAAAACACATAATAAGAAAGTAtatcatataattaatatttaatgaagCTTCTCTACTGAAAAATATATGCTTCATGTAAAATCAAAGCAATAAAGCTTAGTTTCCATGTCAATTATACATTGAACCAATCTTCCATTGTAAGATGAATATATTTAAGAGTTTAATCCGATGGTTAGTGCATTCAATTGAATCTCAAGAGGGTCCAGATTCAACATTCCAATTACTCGTccctcataaaaaaaattaaaaataaaaaaataaataaacaatgaaattCTGAGAAAGAAAGTGTATAAAATTCCCTTCCATGATCAAGTATGGACTTTACCATGCTATGTTATATACatatgctgtatgtatactcTTTTGCCGAATACATCGCATTCTAGCTAGTTCTGTAGATCCATTTTCATAGTTCATTCTTACACCCCACTCTAAGCTTTCAAAAGCTTACCCTACTAAGTAATAACACTTgtaaaatatacatacattcaCGCCAAACACAGCTAAGTATGCATTACATATCATCTACACAGGAATAcagtaatttctttttattggtCTTAGCTCAAGTTCACCAAAATTTATCTCTATGGCCACGTTGCACCCATTACCAACTTCACAAAAGATCCACGGTTATTCGCCAATAACTTAAACCCAGAGCTCAAAGAACCAGAAAACCCTAGTTGGTGGAGAATGTCGTACAAGATTGAGGAAGTTGTGGGGACCCAGGCAATCCGGTTAGGCCCCCGTTAGGAGCATTTGTGTTGCTGCTTCCATCAATATTGCTTCTCTGTGTACCAATAATTGAGGAGATGGCTGCCGCCAAGGCCGCCGTGAAGTTTGGATCAGAAGCAATGGCAGCTGTTACCGTCTCAACCATTGAAGCGTGTCGTTGCCCTAATTGCAACGATGGAATTGCGGCTGCTGGTAGCTTGGGTGGGGCATACATAGGGTGGCCAAGCAGTTGTGGACAGCCATGCAAAGGAAGAGGAAATGTGGTTGGTGGAGGTGGGCGAAGGAAAGGTGTGGAGTTTGGGCTCTGTGTCAAGTCAAGGGTTATGGTGGGAAATGGTGCAGACGCAGATAGAGTAGCCATTGTGGACGCATAGGGTAAAGAAGGGAAGAAGCTATTATTCGAAGGTAGGCCCTCTTTGGATGTGGTGGAACCTGAGAGAAGCATCGCTGCCGCAGCAGAGGTAGTACTAGCCATAGCCGTCGCTGCTGGTGGAAGAGGGTGGTTGTGATTTCCTTCATATGTTGTAATTAAAATCGTTTTGTCGTCTGCGCATCTTTGAACCTGTCCGTAAAAGAAGAATAGACCAGAACTTAGGAGAATGCCAAAATAAGTAATCAACTAATTAGGTATCGCCAAATTAATCGAAGCCTAGGAGaccatttgaataaattatcaACATCTCTCTCGCAATGCAGACAAATTTAACTTCAATTGAATTATATGGCAAAAAAACAAAGAATCATAATTAATAACCGTATGATTTCAATAACTAGTCAACGTATTGGGTAATTTGTCACTGAAAGTTGACGGTTACCTGCTTACGAACTGGACATCCAGCCGCCATGGTGCAGCGATAGTATGCACGCGGACAAGGGTTGCCCTTGGCCATTTTTTGACCATATTTTCTCCACTGGCACCCATCAGTGATCTATACCAAGAAAGAAAAGTTCATGTAGCTAGCTTTGATCAAACACACGAAAAAATTTACGTACTTTTAAACTAATTTCGGGTAAATGCTCACCATAGGAGCCTCAGATCTTGCTCGCACAGATACTCTAGCCTTCCTGAAGGGGACTTCAGGGACTTTCTGCTCGCCCTTTCCTTCTTCTAATCTCGGACTCTTGGGAGATCCCCAACTCTGGGAAGTCTGATCAAGACCATCCTCTGTCGAAGCTTGTTTCCCTGGATTTATTTGAGACATAGCTTCAGGAATAATTGTTGGAGATGCCGAAATATCCTGTGCCTTATCTTCAGATACTGAATTATCGTTGACATCTAATGCGGCAGATGGACGTGGGACCACCAACTGTTTGGCTGACATTATGGGTATTGAGATGCCATTATTCAGCTCTCCTTTCTGTATACATCATTGAAAATGAATCCTATTAATTACAGAACTAATCCACAGGTATA
The sequence above is a segment of the Manihot esculenta cultivar AM560-2 chromosome 5, M.esculenta_v8, whole genome shotgun sequence genome. Coding sequences within it:
- the LOC110614486 gene encoding probable WRKY transcription factor 47; the protein is MDKQGRELAFLHSGDFLHQNPGLSDRLTHNSVDPSNSMIKEVDFFSRDRTDDKFPRDQEIKDGSSSVLVHSVVNTGLNLLTSSSGLSETASGNKPNYELKKLQAELDSLYDENKKLRSLLDQITRSYKDLQLQLLMAMQKQAQGSRGEQKGELNNGISIPIMSAKQLVVPRPSAALDVNDNSVSEDKAQDISASPTIIPEAMSQINPGKQASTEDGLDQTSQSWGSPKSPRLEEGKGEQKVPEVPFRKARVSVRARSEAPMITDGCQWRKYGQKMAKGNPCPRAYYRCTMAAGCPVRKQVQRCADDKTILITTYEGNHNHPLPPAATAMASTTSAAAAMLLSGSTTSKEGLPSNNSFFPSLPYASTMATLSASAPFPTITLDLTQSPNSTPFLRPPPPTTFPLPLHGCPQLLGHPMYAPPKLPAAAIPSLQLGQRHASMVETVTAAIASDPNFTAALAAAISSIIGTQRSNIDGSSNTNAPNGGLTGLPGSPQLPQSCTTFSTN